The following are encoded in a window of Massilia sp. R2A-15 genomic DNA:
- a CDS encoding alanine--glyoxylate aminotransferase family protein, whose amino-acid sequence MLKLNSHPSGRHFLQIPGPTNVPDRILRAMDYPTIDHRGPEFQQLGRKILGQIGQIFQTVQPVVIYPASGTGAWEAALVNTLSPGDTVLMYETGHFASLWNKMAEKLGLKPEFIGDDWRSGVDADRVHARLLDDAGHQIKAVCVVHNETSTGVTSDIAAVRRAIDRAGHPALLLVDTISSLGSIDYRHDEWGVDVTVSGSQKGLMLPPGLSFNAVSQKAIAASRTARLPRAFWGWEEIIEANKNGFWPYTPATNLLYGLSEACDMLLEEGLQNVFARHKRHAEATRECVRAWGLEILCQNPDEYSDALTAVVMPRGADGERCNADALRKVILANFNMSLGQGLSKLSGWVFRIGHLGDFNDLTLMGTLAGVEMGMVLAGVPHLAGGVAAAMRSLQESALANKLD is encoded by the coding sequence ATGCTGAAGTTGAATTCCCATCCGTCCGGCCGCCATTTCCTGCAGATTCCGGGTCCGACCAATGTCCCCGACCGTATCCTGCGCGCGATGGACTATCCGACCATCGACCATCGCGGCCCGGAGTTTCAGCAGCTGGGCCGCAAGATCCTCGGCCAGATCGGCCAGATCTTCCAGACCGTCCAACCCGTCGTCATTTATCCCGCATCGGGCACTGGCGCCTGGGAGGCCGCGCTGGTGAACACGCTGTCGCCCGGCGACACGGTGCTGATGTATGAGACCGGCCACTTCGCTTCGTTGTGGAATAAGATGGCCGAGAAGCTCGGCCTCAAGCCCGAATTCATCGGCGACGACTGGCGCAGCGGCGTCGATGCCGACAGGGTACATGCGCGCCTGCTCGACGATGCCGGCCACCAGATAAAGGCGGTGTGCGTGGTACACAACGAGACTTCCACCGGCGTCACTTCCGACATCGCGGCCGTGCGACGCGCGATCGACCGCGCCGGCCATCCCGCGCTGCTGCTGGTCGATACGATTTCCTCGCTGGGGTCGATCGATTACCGGCACGACGAGTGGGGTGTCGACGTCACTGTCTCGGGCTCGCAGAAAGGGCTGATGCTGCCGCCCGGCCTGTCGTTCAACGCCGTCTCGCAAAAGGCGATTGCCGCCTCGCGCACTGCCAGGCTGCCGCGCGCGTTCTGGGGCTGGGAAGAGATCATCGAAGCGAACAAGAACGGCTTCTGGCCTTACACCCCGGCCACCAACCTGCTGTATGGATTGTCGGAAGCGTGCGACATGCTGCTCGAAGAAGGCTTGCAGAACGTGTTCGCGCGCCACAAGCGCCATGCCGAGGCGACCCGCGAGTGCGTGCGTGCCTGGGGCCTGGAGATCCTGTGCCAGAACCCGGACGAATACAGCGACGCGCTGACCGCGGTGGTCATGCCCCGCGGCGCCGACGGTGAACGCTGCAACGCCGACGCGCTGCGCAAGGTCATCCTCGCCAATTTCAACATGTCGCTCGGCCAGGGCCTGAGCAAGCTCAGTGGCTGGGTATTTCGCATTGGCCACCTGGGCGACTTCAACGACCTGACCCTGATGGGCACCCTGGCCGGCGTCGAGATGGGCATGGTGCTGGCGGGCGTGCCGCACCTGGCCGGCGGGGTGGCGGCGGCGATGCGCTCGCTGCAGGAGTCGGCTTTAGCTAATAAATTGGATTGA
- a CDS encoding GntR family transcriptional regulator, giving the protein MNSAEQNLPPVPIDRQGLASAVTARLRDMITEGTLAPGTRLNERVLCEQLMVSRTPLREAFKVLAGEGLVELLPNRGAAVAELSVDDIAQTFEVMGALEGLSGQLACERITEAEVTEIRALHYEMLAAHARRDLAAYYKINHVIHDRINAAAGNAVLTNTYQQMNARIQNLRFRSNFNQDKWDAAMKEHGAMLDALDRRDGAALRAILEHHLQTKRDTVLADLRPAKALP; this is encoded by the coding sequence GTGAACAGCGCAGAGCAGAACCTACCGCCGGTCCCCATCGACCGCCAGGGCCTGGCGTCCGCGGTGACGGCGCGCCTGCGCGACATGATCACCGAAGGCACGCTGGCGCCCGGCACGCGTTTGAACGAACGCGTGCTGTGCGAGCAGCTGATGGTCTCGCGCACCCCGCTGCGCGAAGCGTTCAAGGTGCTGGCCGGCGAAGGCCTGGTCGAACTCTTGCCCAACCGCGGCGCCGCCGTGGCCGAACTGTCGGTCGACGATATCGCGCAGACGTTCGAAGTGATGGGCGCGCTCGAGGGCCTCTCGGGTCAACTGGCGTGCGAACGCATCACCGAAGCGGAAGTCACCGAGATCCGCGCGCTGCATTACGAGATGCTGGCGGCGCATGCGCGGCGCGACCTGGCTGCGTACTACAAGATCAATCACGTCATCCACGACCGCATCAACGCCGCCGCCGGCAACGCGGTGCTGACCAACACCTACCAGCAGATGAACGCGCGTATCCAGAACCTGCGCTTCCGCTCGAACTTCAACCAGGACAAGTGGGATGCCGCAATGAAGGAGCACGGCGCCATGCTCGATGCGCTGGACCGGCGCGACGGCGCCGCCTTGCGCGCGATCCTGGAACACCACCTCCAAACCAAGCGCGACACGGTCCTCGCCGACCTGCGCCCAGCCAAGGCACTGCCCTAG